The nucleotide sequence GCAATCCAAACGGCCTGGCCCGGAAAGCGCGAGCCCGCCTGGTGAACCCGCCATCGTGATGGAAGAAGTCGTGGTCACGGCGCGCAAAAGGGCGCAGCCCGCCTTCGAGGTCCCGCTGTCCCTGTCCACGATACAGGAGACGAAGTCCACCGCCCTTCGCGCTTCCGGCATGGACCTGCGGTTTCTTTCGAACCGGGTGCCCAGCCTGCAACTGGAGTCCTCCTACGGCCGCGTCTTTCCGCGTATCTACATACGGGGCCTCGGCAACACCGACTTCGACCTGAATGCCTCCCAGCCTGTTTCCGTGGTCTATGACGGCATCGTGCTGGAAAACGTCATGCTGAAGGGCTATCCCGCCTTCGACCTGGACCGGATTGAGGTGCTGCGCGGTCCCCAGGGCACGCTGTTCGGCCGGAACACGCCGGCTGGGATCGTCAAGCTGGAATCGGCGCGGCCGACCGGGGAACTCGAAGGTTTCGGCCGCCTGGGCTACGGCCGCTTCAACAGCACCGTTTTCGAAGGAGCGGTATCCGGGCCGCTCGGATCATCCGGGCTCTCGGCGCGCCTCTCGGTGCTGGTTCAGCGGCGGGACGACTGGGTGGAAAACGAATACGACGGACCGAATGAAGCCCTCGCCGGATACCGGGAACTGGCCGGTCGCCTCCAGGTGAGCTGGAAGCCCTCGGCGGATTTCGAAACGCTGGTCAAGATCCACGCCCGCGACCTGGACGGCTCCGCGCGGGCGTTCCGCGCCAACGCCATCGAGCCCGGCCAGGGCGGCCTGGTGAAAGGATTCTCCCGGGACCGTATCGCGATCGACGGACGCAACAGCCAGGAACTGAGCGCGCACGGCATGTCGGTCGAGTTGCGGTACCTGATGGGCGGGCTTCAACTCGTGTCCCTGACCGGCATGGAACGGCTTGAGAGCTTCTCCCGCGGCGATATCGACGGCGGCTTCGGCGCGGTATTCAGCCCACCCGGCGGGCCGGGCGATATCCCCTTCCCTTCCGAAACGGCTGGGGGCATCCCCTTTCTGCGTCAGATCAGCCAGGAAGTACGCCTGGTGAGCCAGGAACACCGGCCCCTGGACTACCA is from Gemmatimonadota bacterium and encodes:
- a CDS encoding TonB-dependent receptor plug domain-containing protein; its protein translation is MEEVVVTARKRAQPAFEVPLSLSTIQETKSTALRASGMDLRFLSNRVPSLQLESSYGRVFPRIYIRGLGNTDFDLNASQPVSVVYDGIVLENVMLKGYPAFDLDRIEVLRGPQGTLFGRNTPAGIVKLESARPTGELEGFGRLGYGRFNSTVFEGAVSGPLGSSGLSARLSVLVQRRDDWVENEYDGPNEALAGYRELAGRLQVSWKPSADFETLVKIHARDLDGSARAFRANAIEPGQGGLVKGFSRDRIAIDGRNSQELSAHGMSVELRYLMGGLQLVSLTGMERLESFSRGDIDGGFGAVFSPPGGPGDIPFPSETAGGIPFLRQISQEVRLVSQEHRPLDY